One window of Halonatronomonas betaini genomic DNA carries:
- a CDS encoding type IV toxin-antitoxin system AbiEi family antitoxin domain-containing protein, translating into MYCLKYRLISLLSALSYYELTTNNPWEYYVAIHRDHFKPTLPDYPPISIYYFSDKQYYTGITEINIKGEKIKIYDREKIICDCIRYRKKIGVDVMKEALQEYLKQNYRNIDKLIKYAEITGVKTLMSRYLEVLI; encoded by the coding sequence TTGTATTGTCTTAAATATAGGCTAATCAGCCTGCTTTCAGCCCTCTCCTATTATGAACTGACAACCAATAATCCCTGGGAGTATTATGTTGCCATCCACAGGGATCATTTCAAGCCTACTCTGCCTGATTATCCACCTATTTCTATCTATTATTTTTCTGATAAACAATATTATACAGGCATAACTGAAATAAATATTAAAGGTGAGAAAATTAAAATATATGACAGAGAAAAAATTATCTGTGACTGTATTAGGTACCGGAAAAAAATAGGTGTTGATGTAATGAAGGAAGCACTTCAAGAATATTTAAAGCAAAATTATAGAAATATAGATAAACTGATTAAATACGCTGAGATTACAGGTGTTAAGACACTAATGAGTAGATATCTGGAGGTTTTAATATGA
- a CDS encoding nucleotidyltransferase family protein translates to MVKIKSDDYPLLFHKSTKTDKYLLKRQKKAREEAEKAAKILKEQFKADKVWIFGSLTQKERFHAGSDIDLAASGIPPEKFYKAFGTITREIKDFQIDLVDIDDCKEYLKDAIKREGELI, encoded by the coding sequence ATGGTTAAAATCAAAAGTGATGATTATCCTCTTCTCTTTCATAAATCAACTAAAACTGATAAGTATCTGCTCAAAAGGCAAAAGAAGGCAAGAGAAGAAGCAGAAAAAGCAGCTAAAATTTTAAAGGAACAATTTAAGGCTGATAAGGTCTGGATTTTTGGCTCATTAACTCAAAAAGAGAGGTTTCATGCAGGATCAGATATTGATCTAGCAGCCAGTGGGATACCACCAGAAAAATTCTATAAAGCCTTTGGAACTATCACTAGAGAGATAAAAGACTTTCAAATTGATCTGGTTGATATTGATGATTGCAAAGAGTATTTAAAAGACGCAATCAAAAGGGAGGGAGAGTTAATTTGA
- a CDS encoding helix-turn-helix transcriptional regulator: MELIDHKDLKEELFESEEGKEEYDNLNVIYEIKKQIIRYRIENDLTQKELADKIGTRQSAISRLENDDYNPSVEFLNKVAKALDKKLEIKFK; this comes from the coding sequence ATGGAATTAATAGATCATAAAGATTTAAAAGAAGAACTTTTTGAATCTGAAGAAGGTAAAGAGGAATATGATAACCTTAATGTTATATATGAAATTAAAAAGCAGATAATAAGGTATAGGATAGAAAATGATTTAACTCAAAAAGAATTGGCAGATAAAATTGGTACCAGGCAGTCAGCCATCTCCAGACTAGAAAATGACGATTATAATCCCAGTGTTGAATTTTTAAATAAAGTTGCTAAGGCTCTAGATAAAAAACTGGAAATTAAGTTTAAGTAG